GCACCTGGACCGAGGCGCCGGACAGCCCCGGCCCCGACGGGCGTCGACACGACGCCATCACGGTCAACTCGCTCGTCCCCGTCTCCTACGACCCCCCGCTCGTGTCGCTCTCCCTGCGCCACGGATCGGCGTTCCTCGCCGACCTCCTCGCCTCCGGGCGGTGGGGCGTGTCGATCCTGGCCGCGGACGGCGCGGACACCGCCCGCCGCCTCGCCGGCTCCCGGGAGAGCCGGACCGAGGCGCTGGCCGCCCTGCCCGCCGTGCCGGGACCGCACACCGGATCCCTGCTGTTCGAGGGGCCCGGCTGGATGGAGTGCGCGCTTGCCGACTCGTTCACGGTCGGCGACCACCTCATGGTGATCGGCACCGTGCTGGCCACCGGGGTCCGCGCACCACAGGAGCCCCTGGTGTTCCTGCACGGGGCGCTGACCCCCGCCACCGGTCCGTGACCCGACCGACCCCGACCCCGTCCTCGTATCGCCATCTCGCCAGGGAGAGCACCATGACCGAACAGCCCCCCAGCAACGCGTCCGCGAGCCCCGCGCTGCGCAAGGCGCTGGACGCGGCCGCCCGGATCCTCGGCGAGGACCGGGTGGTACGGCCCGAGGACGACGCGCAGGCGACCCGGCTCCTCGGGCCCAACGCGAGCCTCTTCCGCGCCCGCCGGATCGCCGCCGTGCTGCGGCCCTCCACCGCCGGACAGGTCCCCGAGCTCGTCGAGCTCTTCGCCAGGGAGACCGAATCGGGCAGCCTCCACGTCGTCAGCACCGGCCGCAACTGGGGCCTGGGCTCCCGCGAACCCGCCGACGACGACGTGGTCGTCCTCGACCTCGGCGGCCTCGACCGGGTCCGCGAGCTGGACCTGGAAGCCGGCTGGGCGGTCGTCGAGCCCGGCGTCACCCAGGGCCATCTCTCCCGGCTCCTCGCCCACACCCCGCGCCTCGTCAACGTCACGGTCTCCGCCGCCGCCACCAGCGTCC
The sequence above is a segment of the Streptomyces sp. NBC_01255 genome. Coding sequences within it:
- a CDS encoding flavin reductase family protein — encoded protein: MELDLRTVMRHFATGVGVVSTWTEAPDSPGPDGRRHDAITVNSLVPVSYDPPLVSLSLRHGSAFLADLLASGRWGVSILAADGADTARRLAGSRESRTEALAALPAVPGPHTGSLLFEGPGWMECALADSFTVGDHLMVIGTVLATGVRAPQEPLVFLHGALTPATGP